Proteins from a single region of Weeksella virosa DSM 16922:
- a CDS encoding sugar transferase, translating to MLKSIFDKTFALILLLLLVGLIFLLIILATIDTQQFGLFSQKRVGQHAKLFTIYKIRTIRTKNHQKQITSFGRLLRKTKLDEIPQLYNILIGEMSFVGPRPDLEGYADKLQGEDRIILQVKPGLTGPAQLKFRNEEELLALQENPLQYNDEVIWPQKVAINKEYVKHWSFGKDLYYIYKTIV from the coding sequence CTGTTGGTAGGATTAATCTTTTTATTGATTATTCTCGCTACGATAGATACACAGCAATTCGGTTTGTTTAGCCAAAAAAGAGTGGGGCAACATGCCAAGCTTTTCACCATCTATAAGATTAGAACCATCCGAACCAAAAACCATCAAAAACAAATAACTTCTTTTGGCAGATTACTGCGAAAAACAAAACTAGATGAGATTCCACAATTGTATAATATTCTGATCGGTGAGATGAGTTTCGTTGGTCCACGTCCAGATTTAGAGGGGTATGCAGATAAATTACAAGGTGAAGACCGGATCATTCTACAAGTGAAACCAGGGCTTACAGGTCCAGCCCAATTGAAGTTTAGAAACGAAGAAGAGCTCCTCGCTCTACAAGAAAACCCATTGCAATACAATGATGAAGTGATTTGGCCACAGAAAGTTGCCATCAATAAAGAATATGTGAAACATTGGTCCTTCGGGAAGGATTTGTATTATATCTATAAAACAATTGTATAA